One segment of Ignavibacteria bacterium DNA contains the following:
- a CDS encoding T9SS type A sorting domain-containing protein: MKTLCLLAVMLVVTATQMMAQNPTSCQIKFPNGGETFRPGSTQEMRWDTAGTFRARWRFKYGTSPAGPWTTLAGQTANVLDSGATRGQSVPTSGGWRVPAQGTSSGYIRMELIADSNNVFDITDNPFTIESPDVIRPDSVLRGEITGRIRLSNTKIYGIDGYLYINDGAVLEVEAGTIVVGDTVGQNSVICVNRGGKLIANGTKTQPIVFTSSAAPGQRARGDWGGIVICGKARTNHPGGQAAIEGGIAESTPGRGWFGGTDDEDNSGSLQYVRIEFAGIAVAPNNELNSLTMGGVGRGTVLNNIQVSYGNDDGFEWFGGTVNAKNLISYGILDDDFDTDNGFRGKVQFVLVKRFRTTADVSTSQAFESDNDATGSFNAPLTNALFSNVTVIGPVQDTSWTTGSGANQFSSRYGAAAQIRRNSRQSIFNSVFIGWPRGIEIAQVPTMAAANTDSLAIRSSNWYGIKSTWLNLAGGTPPAGMDANWISKAAFNNSADKTSPNNAFLSNPWPNDASFNPAPLIVAPYLNTASYSNGGPLYPIDDAFFTKVNYRGAFAADEERWDEGWANYDPVNSEYRAAIVVRLTKPGVGSGESYLQGTKIAVEWDTTSPAGNTYKFEFGTSAAGPWSPITGAESVVDAGASRGKLANGFTAPNIVTSTGYVKMTLVSDPSKFDISDAPFAITAPVVVEPTVRLIEPGTNVTSVRVGQSVTVSWDTTGTYRQRWRFDFGKTQTGPWTTLPGLSNVLDSAARRGQVAGGIVFRPADQTETGYVRMVLLSDTTKTDVNNTPIKIIAPAPVTVDSVLRGEITSRVHLSNTKIYGLDGYVYVNDGAVLEIEPGTIILGDTVGQNSVLCINKGGKIIANGTRKLPIVFTSSALPGQRARGDWGGIVICGKARTNHPGGQAAIEGGIAETTTGGRGWFGGTDDDDSSGSLQFVRIEFAGIAVAPNNELNSLTMGGVGSKTILDHIQVSHGNDDGFEWFGGTVNAKHLISVGILDDDFDTDNGYRGKVQYGIVQRFRTVADVSTSQAFESDNDANASFNQPLTTAVFSNITAIGPLQDTSWTTGSGANQYSSRFGAAAQIRRNSRQSIHNSLFLGWPRGFEIAQLPTMVAANGDSLEIRNNSWYGVKGATMTLAGLSGSQTPPAGFDNTWLLKPAYNNIVDKSSPSVAMVEAPFITNIDFNPALKTGSPALSGAAFAGTASDPFFENVAFRGAVGIERWDLEWTEYDPVNRAYKAQDPSTSVNEEMFATLAIAGRVFPNPTQDASTVRYELAHDDVVTVRVTDATGALSTQFLVNAPQTAGTYEFRLITADLASGIYYLTITGQRGTITLPVTVAH; this comes from the coding sequence ATGAAGACACTATGTCTTCTTGCTGTTATGCTCGTGGTCACCGCCACGCAGATGATGGCACAAAATCCAACGTCGTGTCAGATCAAGTTCCCGAATGGCGGAGAAACCTTCCGTCCGGGCTCAACGCAGGAAATGCGCTGGGACACAGCAGGCACATTCCGTGCACGCTGGCGCTTCAAGTATGGCACGTCGCCAGCTGGTCCGTGGACTACGCTTGCGGGCCAGACAGCGAACGTGCTCGACTCCGGAGCAACACGTGGACAATCCGTGCCAACAAGCGGCGGATGGCGCGTACCGGCTCAAGGAACGTCGTCGGGGTATATCCGCATGGAACTCATTGCGGACTCGAACAACGTCTTCGACATCACAGACAATCCGTTCACGATCGAGTCGCCAGACGTCATCCGTCCGGACTCTGTTCTTCGCGGTGAGATCACTGGTCGCATCCGTCTGAGCAACACCAAGATCTATGGCATCGATGGATATCTGTACATCAACGACGGAGCAGTTCTTGAGGTTGAAGCCGGAACGATCGTAGTTGGTGATACCGTTGGACAAAACTCCGTGATCTGCGTGAATCGTGGTGGCAAGCTCATTGCGAATGGCACTAAGACACAGCCGATCGTCTTCACCAGCTCTGCAGCTCCGGGTCAACGCGCACGCGGTGACTGGGGTGGTATTGTGATCTGCGGAAAGGCACGTACGAACCATCCGGGTGGACAAGCTGCCATCGAAGGTGGTATTGCTGAGTCAACACCTGGTAGAGGATGGTTCGGTGGCACTGATGACGAAGACAACAGTGGTTCGCTTCAATACGTCCGTATCGAATTCGCTGGTATCGCCGTTGCTCCGAACAACGAACTCAACTCGCTTACCATGGGTGGTGTTGGACGCGGTACCGTCCTGAATAACATTCAAGTATCGTACGGTAACGACGATGGCTTTGAATGGTTCGGTGGCACCGTGAATGCGAAGAACCTCATCTCCTACGGTATTCTTGATGATGACTTCGACACCGACAACGGTTTTCGTGGTAAGGTTCAGTTCGTACTTGTAAAGCGTTTCCGGACAACGGCCGATGTCTCCACGTCGCAGGCCTTTGAATCCGACAATGACGCAACAGGTTCTTTCAACGCACCATTGACAAATGCACTCTTCTCAAACGTGACCGTGATCGGTCCGGTTCAGGACACCAGCTGGACCACCGGCAGCGGCGCAAACCAGTTTAGCTCCCGTTACGGCGCAGCAGCTCAGATCCGTCGCAACTCACGTCAGAGCATCTTCAACTCCGTCTTCATCGGATGGCCACGCGGCATTGAGATCGCACAGGTACCAACGATGGCTGCTGCGAATACTGATTCTCTAGCGATCCGCTCGAGCAACTGGTATGGTATCAAGAGCACATGGCTGAATCTTGCGGGTGGTACGCCCCCTGCAGGAATGGATGCGAACTGGATCAGCAAGGCAGCCTTCAACAACAGTGCTGACAAGACCAGTCCAAACAATGCCTTCCTTTCCAACCCATGGCCAAACGATGCCTCGTTCAATCCGGCACCTTTGATCGTAGCTCCTTATCTCAACACGGCGTCGTACAGCAACGGCGGTCCGCTCTATCCGATCGACGATGCGTTCTTCACAAAGGTGAACTACCGCGGTGCTTTCGCTGCGGATGAAGAGCGTTGGGACGAAGGTTGGGCCAACTACGATCCCGTGAACTCTGAGTATCGCGCAGCGATCGTTGTGCGTCTTACAAAGCCGGGTGTAGGTTCCGGTGAATCATATCTTCAAGGAACCAAGATCGCCGTTGAGTGGGATACAACAAGTCCAGCCGGTAACACCTACAAGTTTGAATTCGGTACCTCAGCAGCTGGCCCATGGTCACCGATCACTGGTGCTGAATCCGTCGTCGATGCCGGCGCATCACGCGGAAAGCTTGCAAATGGCTTCACTGCTCCGAACATCGTAACGAGCACAGGCTATGTGAAGATGACACTCGTAAGTGATCCATCGAAGTTCGATATCTCGGATGCTCCTTTCGCTATCACTGCACCAGTAGTTGTTGAGCCAACGGTCCGACTCATTGAGCCGGGCACAAACGTTACCTCCGTGCGTGTTGGTCAGTCCGTTACTGTCTCGTGGGACACAACGGGTACCTATCGCCAACGCTGGCGTTTTGACTTCGGCAAGACACAGACAGGTCCGTGGACAACATTGCCTGGTCTCTCGAACGTGCTCGACTCTGCTGCACGTCGCGGACAAGTTGCCGGTGGCATCGTGTTCCGTCCGGCAGATCAAACCGAGACCGGTTATGTACGCATGGTGCTTCTTAGCGACACAACAAAGACAGACGTAAACAACACGCCGATCAAGATCATCGCACCTGCTCCTGTGACGGTAGACTCCGTCCTGCGTGGCGAGATCACATCACGTGTTCATCTCTCCAACACAAAGATCTACGGTCTTGATGGCTACGTGTATGTAAATGACGGTGCAGTACTCGAGATCGAGCCTGGTACGATCATCCTTGGCGACACCGTAGGACAGAATTCCGTGCTGTGTATTAACAAGGGCGGCAAGATCATTGCCAACGGTACGCGCAAGCTTCCGATCGTCTTCACATCCAGCGCACTGCCTGGTCAGCGCGCTCGTGGCGACTGGGGCGGCATTGTGATCTGCGGTAAGGCACGCACGAATCATCCTGGCGGTCAAGCTGCCATCGAAGGTGGTATCGCAGAAACCACAACAGGCGGTCGCGGTTGGTTCGGCGGCACAGATGACGATGACTCAAGCGGGTCGCTTCAGTTCGTTCGTATCGAGTTCGCCGGTATCGCTGTTGCACCGAACAACGAATTGAACTCCCTCACCATGGGCGGCGTTGGTAGCAAAACCATTCTCGATCACATTCAAGTATCACACGGCAACGATGATGGCTTTGAGTGGTTCGGTGGAACAGTGAATGCCAAGCACCTTATCTCTGTAGGGATCCTCGACGACGACTTTGACACCGACAACGGATACCGTGGCAAGGTTCAATACGGAATCGTTCAGCGCTTCCGCACAGTAGCCGATGTTTCTACATCGCAAGCATTTGAATCTGACAATGATGCTAACGCATCGTTCAATCAGCCTCTGACCACGGCGGTGTTCTCCAACATCACAGCTATTGGTCCGCTCCAAGACACAAGCTGGACAACAGGTAGCGGTGCTAATCAATACAGCTCGCGTTTCGGCGCAGCTGCTCAGATCCGTCGCAACTCACGTCAGAGCATCCACAACTCCCTCTTCCTCGGATGGCCGCGTGGCTTTGAGATCGCACAACTTCCAACCATGGTTGCTGCTAATGGAGACTCGCTTGAGATCCGTAACAACTCTTGGTATGGAGTGAAGGGGGCTACAATGACCCTTGCCGGTCTATCGGGTAGCCAGACACCACCTGCAGGATTTGATAACACATGGCTCCTCAAGCCGGCGTACAACAACATCGTTGACAAGTCCTCGCCAAGTGTTGCCATGGTTGAAGCACCGTTCATCACCAATATAGATTTCAATCCGGCTCTTAAGACCGGCTCACCTGCACTCAGCGGTGCAGCGTTTGCCGGAACAGCATCCGACCCATTCTTTGAGAATGTTGCCTTCCGCGGTGCTGTAGGTATTGAGCGTTGGGATCTTGAGTGGACGGAGTACGATCCCGTGAATCGTGCAT
- a CDS encoding choice-of-anchor D domain-containing protein, with the protein MMKTLATILVFVATAFCAVTSHAQRWEKVPIPAPYNTGYYLDIFFLPTDPNYGWACDENGGYVIRTVDGGKTWQGTQVLAAGGACHLEYIQFLNQNVGYCSGPCGIFKSVDGGATWQDIKPPGSPFIWGGWFRNANEGWFTGGGCGYNAFLRTMDGGATFQMFLDTNEKRSALSDPYWDATMPANTVYAIGSGTLWRSQSDGVNWQVLAYTGTSAPWHEELAMYGNAICVPAGGTKCNTTPGLLEGIRFSPDLGQTWREFDTGEQMFGSFLHDADHGWAAGWNQSVYYTSNAGQNWQLRNCGLEGANTDDILFLNNNDGWVVGNGVFRTAPALRTQSDTTFRFRGVCPDSAKRDTVMVRNINWFASPWSASITGPDAIHFRIVNAPISATIASCTPQPLIIEYRPRTAGNHVAVLNIQIQNPDTTLIVLLEGDRREPVAYPIDTLVTYTERVGVPVNRTLMWRTSSGQNLESIVNITRVSGDTNISLTVPPPALVRPEGTLTYVAATARDTGWIQAKFRVRLAPCTRDTFITVRIYGISPIFNSIVNVSAEAKCETRDTLRIPISNTGNAPLTIRSMTASNLGPQAFIVLGFVSGRFGAPWVLQPLERDTVLVEYRSQTGNDNATMIIENDDLTLTRGPKSSWQVALRGVSLRPVITITPRIVDLGSMCTGTQLDRTITFKNESQTTTAINLTTSSPQITGLTVGNITLLGGQSRQVRFTYTASRKGPVLDTIRVRIQPCDTVETIIVRGMVEDLAITITPPAVLDSADVNTVIQKRFVIRLATGDSATIYAIRMRPLPFAMITGIPNVPFVLRKNDSAIVTISWSSPVPAEYVGFLDVEAFTTCSTTVSADVRLRALSTDLDLGPPQLQWTQQCTSRVQRDSVYIDVKGGRPVVLTSASIRPVGTPFRIVGLTTPLTMSPGTRHWIVVEYNPQAGMGLSTATLDVVTDAAGGTFAVPLRGSLLVPDVIPSPTLVDFGTVEACLPKATSTVKLNNRGTLQTDVDVTLANAPRGMRTLESRVTIAPSDSAYITIEIDPSQLSAGTTTATIFLYDRICGTFDTISVTVVLAPSDRLVLTPDPLDLGTLEPMQNNSGVVTISNPSVNARTIVELRVEPPTVPWRITASVNGQTVAAGGSLTTTLEYAPTSQGVHDAQLVLVDVDQCTTSTAISLKGRAQDPRVPPTYTLRLHIDDYVKGPNERISIPVYWDTDVHDAMVDSLRTYIAFNELNLFVDSISAGTMQDAVVDWTMDNDSIRLLLRSTGPDCGRPGVVAVLHGVAFSAIPDSTELAFTRTTIWATEAVNVLIDDGSIIVDACGPRFMIQIGAASTFRILPPLPARDVISVEATAKHGDFVTIEIVDGLGNIVRSYNNMKISEGASVLQCSTDGLASGIYGVRVTSGSSGALTTSVPLVR; encoded by the coding sequence ATGATGAAGACCCTCGCCACCATCTTGGTGTTTGTGGCTACGGCGTTTTGCGCTGTGACGAGTCATGCGCAGCGATGGGAAAAGGTGCCCATACCGGCTCCGTACAATACTGGATACTACCTCGACATCTTCTTTCTTCCCACGGATCCGAACTACGGATGGGCCTGTGATGAAAACGGAGGCTACGTCATTCGCACGGTGGATGGCGGCAAGACGTGGCAGGGGACGCAGGTATTGGCAGCCGGCGGTGCATGCCACCTTGAGTACATCCAGTTCCTGAATCAAAACGTTGGGTATTGCTCCGGACCTTGCGGAATCTTCAAGTCCGTAGATGGTGGTGCAACCTGGCAGGATATCAAACCACCAGGTTCCCCGTTCATATGGGGCGGCTGGTTCCGCAACGCCAACGAGGGCTGGTTCACCGGCGGTGGCTGTGGTTACAATGCATTCTTACGGACAATGGATGGCGGCGCAACCTTCCAAATGTTTCTTGACACGAATGAAAAGCGATCGGCTCTTTCCGATCCGTATTGGGATGCAACGATGCCTGCTAATACGGTCTATGCTATCGGTTCAGGCACGTTGTGGAGATCGCAGTCCGACGGAGTGAATTGGCAGGTCCTTGCCTACACGGGAACAAGTGCTCCATGGCATGAAGAACTGGCGATGTATGGCAATGCGATCTGTGTTCCGGCGGGAGGAACCAAGTGTAATACCACGCCAGGACTCTTGGAAGGTATTCGCTTCAGTCCGGACCTCGGCCAAACCTGGCGTGAGTTTGATACCGGCGAACAGATGTTCGGGTCCTTCTTACATGATGCAGATCATGGCTGGGCCGCAGGCTGGAATCAAAGCGTTTATTATACCTCCAATGCCGGTCAGAACTGGCAGTTGAGAAATTGCGGTTTGGAAGGGGCGAACACAGACGACATTCTCTTCCTCAACAACAACGATGGATGGGTAGTAGGGAACGGCGTGTTTCGTACTGCACCGGCACTGAGAACGCAGAGCGATACAACGTTCCGATTCCGCGGTGTGTGCCCTGATTCTGCGAAACGAGATACGGTGATGGTGCGAAACATCAATTGGTTCGCTTCACCATGGTCGGCGTCGATCACCGGACCGGATGCCATTCATTTCCGAATCGTGAATGCGCCGATATCGGCAACGATCGCATCCTGCACTCCGCAGCCGCTCATCATCGAATACCGACCACGCACCGCCGGAAACCATGTAGCGGTTCTGAACATTCAGATCCAAAACCCGGATACAACGCTGATCGTCCTTCTCGAAGGAGACAGACGTGAACCGGTTGCGTATCCGATCGATACGCTCGTTACCTATACTGAGCGTGTTGGGGTCCCAGTCAACCGAACGTTGATGTGGCGCACTTCCTCCGGACAGAATCTCGAATCGATCGTAAACATCACGCGTGTATCCGGTGATACCAACATTAGCCTTACGGTACCACCTCCGGCGCTTGTACGTCCGGAAGGTACACTGACGTATGTGGCAGCCACGGCGCGAGACACAGGCTGGATACAAGCCAAGTTTAGAGTCCGGTTAGCCCCCTGCACACGAGATACGTTTATCACGGTGAGGATCTACGGGATATCGCCGATCTTCAACAGCATTGTGAATGTCTCGGCGGAAGCAAAGTGTGAAACGCGCGACACTCTCCGGATTCCGATCTCGAATACGGGGAATGCGCCGCTCACGATACGTTCGATGACGGCCTCAAACCTCGGACCGCAAGCGTTCATTGTACTGGGATTTGTCAGCGGTCGTTTTGGTGCGCCCTGGGTTTTGCAGCCACTCGAACGAGATACCGTGCTTGTGGAGTATCGCTCGCAGACAGGGAACGACAATGCAACGATGATCATCGAAAATGATGATCTCACACTCACACGCGGACCAAAATCTTCGTGGCAGGTTGCATTGCGTGGTGTGTCGCTGCGTCCGGTCATAACCATCACACCGCGGATCGTTGACCTCGGTTCGATGTGCACCGGCACACAGCTCGATAGGACGATAACGTTCAAGAATGAGAGCCAGACAACCACCGCGATCAACCTTACCACTTCATCGCCGCAGATCACTGGTCTAACGGTTGGAAACATCACGTTACTTGGCGGACAATCTCGTCAGGTTCGTTTTACCTATACCGCTTCACGCAAAGGCCCGGTTCTCGACACGATCAGGGTTCGCATTCAACCCTGTGACACCGTTGAGACCATCATTGTACGTGGTATGGTCGAAGACTTGGCCATTACGATCACACCTCCAGCCGTGCTCGACTCAGCCGATGTGAACACGGTTATCCAAAAGCGCTTCGTTATTCGACTCGCAACGGGGGACAGCGCAACGATCTACGCCATCCGCATGAGGCCGCTTCCGTTCGCCATGATCACGGGCATCCCGAACGTCCCATTTGTACTTCGGAAGAATGACAGTGCCATTGTGACCATCTCGTGGAGTTCACCCGTTCCCGCAGAATATGTTGGGTTCTTGGATGTAGAGGCCTTTACAACATGCTCAACAACCGTATCTGCCGACGTCAGACTTCGCGCACTTTCAACAGACCTTGATCTTGGTCCACCACAGTTGCAGTGGACACAGCAATGCACCTCACGTGTACAACGAGACAGCGTCTATATCGATGTGAAGGGCGGAAGACCCGTTGTCTTGACAAGTGCGTCCATCAGGCCCGTCGGTACACCGTTCCGTATCGTGGGACTGACCACTCCGCTTACGATGTCTCCCGGAACCCGACACTGGATCGTTGTTGAATACAACCCGCAAGCTGGTATGGGGCTCTCCACTGCCACACTCGATGTGGTTACCGATGCGGCCGGCGGCACGTTCGCCGTCCCGCTTCGTGGATCACTGCTTGTACCGGATGTGATTCCATCGCCAACGCTTGTTGACTTTGGAACCGTTGAGGCCTGTCTACCAAAGGCGACGTCCACAGTGAAACTCAACAACCGCGGCACACTGCAGACCGATGTTGACGTGACCTTGGCGAACGCACCACGCGGCATGCGCACACTCGAATCTCGCGTGACCATTGCCCCTTCTGACAGTGCCTATATCACGATCGAGATCGATCCATCGCAACTCTCTGCCGGAACCACCACGGCTACGATCTTTCTCTATGATCGAATATGCGGAACGTTCGATACGATATCCGTCACCGTGGTCCTTGCTCCGAGTGATAGACTCGTCCTCACACCCGATCCACTCGACTTGGGTACACTCGAGCCGATGCAGAACAACTCGGGAGTTGTGACCATCAGTAATCCGAGTGTGAATGCGCGGACCATCGTTGAGTTGCGTGTGGAGCCCCCTACCGTACCATGGCGTATAACTGCATCGGTGAATGGACAGACCGTTGCTGCCGGCGGCTCACTGACAACCACGCTGGAATATGCTCCAACCTCTCAAGGCGTTCATGATGCGCAGTTGGTTCTGGTAGATGTTGATCAGTGCACAACATCAACAGCTATCTCCCTCAAGGGGCGGGCCCAGGATCCGCGCGTACCTCCAACCTATACGTTGAGACTGCATATCGATGACTATGTGAAGGGTCCGAACGAACGTATCTCGATACCGGTCTATTGGGACACGGATGTGCACGATGCAATGGTCGATAGCTTGCGGACGTATATCGCCTTCAACGAGCTCAACCTATTCGTAGACTCAATTTCTGCAGGAACGATGCAGGACGCCGTTGTTGATTGGACGATGGATAACGATTCCATACGTCTGCTGCTGCGATCAACCGGACCGGATTGCGGTCGCCCAGGCGTTGTTGCCGTCCTTCATGGTGTTGCCTTCTCTGCTATCCCAGACAGTACAGAGTTGGCCTTTACACGCACTACCATTTGGGCTACAGAGGCTGTGAACGTGCTCATTGACGATGGCTCAATCATCGTGGATGCATGCGGTCCTCGCTTCATGATCCAGATCGGCGCTGCTTCAACATTCCGGATCCTACCTCCACTTCCGGCACGGGACGTGATCTCGGTGGAAGCAACGGCAAAACATGGCGATTTTGTGACCATCGAGATCGTGGACGGACTTGGCAATATCGTCCGCTCCTACAACAACATGAAGATCTCGGAAGGGGCTTCTGTCCTGCAATGCTCTACCGATGGCCTGGCCTCAGGCATCTATGGAGTCCGAGTGACCTCCGGCTCCAGTGGCGCACTTACTACTTCCGTTCCGCTGGTTCGGTGA
- a CDS encoding carboxypeptidase-like regulatory domain-containing protein, producing the protein MKHILTSLLFCASVIAASAQTGSIEGKVTDAETGEALRGASVGVVDTKKGAYSDTKGTFRIKKLAAGTYKLRVTFIGYETKVVEGIVVKDDAASPVTIVLGASVKVNKEVVVQASRVNDNAAALLAERKNAAQVSDGIGREEISKLPDSDAGQSLKRVSGVTLVEGKYVYVRGVSERYSNTTLNGASLSSTEPDKKAFAFDMFPAELLENANVTKSFTPDLPGNFSGGLVQLNTIDFPSAYSVKVSGSQSINDYVTFHQGEFLSYTGSSKDWSANGAGDRSYPADIPANREEFLNLNSKAQVGDVDAANRVAEIGSGFPNSQWKTNYETAPMNGGLGVTVSAPIEIGETDAFGIVANVNYGNTYSMNRMTRSALQADRSLQFSKSGYTAARSSNMGGLLNLAYRLGESTTFSFKNVYNRSMDDESLELYGESYSQAQTRREFGFNYVQKELLTSQLGGEHTVGSFNNAVVNWKLGYSETQRDEPDYRRLQYSRQSTDTQSPLAINFSPSPTGDGTTAGRFYSDMSEYYRIASANVTLPVEASKIKFGGLYEFRNRDFTARSFTVIQSRNYAGDIDGLFNTSEQGQVDPSAAFADSNYSADRLMMSEETRLSDAYTASERLGAAYLMADIPFDLASVKMRFIGGARIESSLQQLNSFDAQDQAVNPVVDVTDVLPSLNLVISPAEDMNIRLGASQTLARPSLREFAPFSFYNFQIQAVTTGNPNLTRALIQNYDVRWEVFPNAGEVISVSAFYKTFTNAIEETILPSTSEVIYSFQNANGQAQNYGIEFEARKQLGFIASFLTPFTFSINAAVINSHIVVNQGGVTDERTMWGQSPYTVNIGLFYTNFSTGSSINLGYNTYGRRIIKVGQRGAFQFDDPHVYEMPRQMVDLSLSQNLGGNLELKFAIRDILNQPLYWEQGGVNIQSNIRGRTYTFGIGYRFN; encoded by the coding sequence ATGAAACACATTCTCACATCCCTCCTCTTCTGTGCCAGCGTTATCGCTGCAAGTGCACAGACGGGATCCATCGAAGGCAAAGTTACGGATGCCGAGACGGGCGAAGCTCTCCGTGGCGCCAGTGTTGGCGTAGTAGACACCAAGAAGGGTGCCTACTCCGACACAAAGGGCACATTCCGGATCAAGAAGCTTGCCGCCGGCACCTATAAACTACGGGTAACGTTCATTGGATACGAGACCAAGGTGGTTGAAGGCATCGTTGTGAAGGACGACGCAGCATCACCGGTCACGATTGTTCTTGGTGCCTCGGTAAAGGTCAACAAAGAAGTGGTTGTTCAGGCCTCGCGTGTGAATGACAACGCAGCAGCCCTCCTGGCAGAGCGCAAGAACGCAGCGCAGGTTAGTGACGGGATCGGCAGAGAAGAGATCTCGAAGCTTCCGGACAGTGATGCTGGACAATCTCTGAAGCGCGTCTCCGGTGTTACGCTCGTAGAAGGCAAATATGTGTACGTGCGTGGCGTGAGTGAGCGCTACAGCAACACCACGTTGAATGGGGCTTCCCTTTCGTCAACAGAGCCGGACAAGAAGGCGTTTGCCTTTGACATGTTCCCGGCCGAACTGCTCGAGAATGCGAACGTTACGAAGTCGTTCACTCCCGATCTGCCGGGCAACTTCTCCGGTGGTCTCGTTCAATTGAATACGATCGACTTCCCATCGGCCTATAGCGTAAAGGTCAGCGGATCTCAATCCATCAACGACTACGTTACGTTCCACCAAGGTGAATTCCTTTCCTATACCGGTTCTTCCAAGGACTGGTCGGCAAATGGAGCCGGTGACCGTAGCTACCCAGCTGATATCCCTGCAAACCGCGAAGAGTTCCTCAACCTCAACAGCAAGGCACAGGTAGGCGATGTAGATGCTGCAAACCGTGTAGCAGAGATCGGCTCAGGCTTCCCGAACTCACAGTGGAAGACGAACTACGAAACAGCACCGATGAATGGCGGACTGGGCGTAACGGTAAGTGCCCCGATCGAGATCGGTGAGACCGATGCCTTTGGCATCGTTGCGAACGTGAACTACGGCAACACGTATTCGATGAATCGGATGACGCGTTCGGCACTTCAGGCAGACAGGTCGCTGCAGTTCTCGAAGAGCGGATATACGGCCGCACGCAGCTCTAACATGGGCGGACTCCTCAATCTGGCCTATCGTCTGGGAGAGAGCACAACCTTCTCCTTCAAGAATGTGTACAACCGCTCGATGGATGATGAATCGTTGGAACTCTACGGTGAGAGTTATTCTCAAGCACAGACACGCCGTGAGTTCGGATTCAACTACGTCCAAAAGGAACTCCTCACATCTCAACTTGGCGGTGAGCACACCGTTGGGTCGTTCAACAATGCTGTTGTCAACTGGAAGCTCGGGTATTCAGAGACGCAGCGTGATGAGCCCGACTATCGTCGACTCCAGTATTCACGTCAGTCAACGGACACTCAATCGCCCCTTGCCATCAACTTCTCTCCATCACCTACTGGTGACGGAACAACAGCCGGACGTTTCTACTCGGACATGTCTGAGTACTACCGCATTGCATCGGCGAACGTGACCCTGCCAGTTGAGGCATCGAAGATCAAGTTCGGTGGACTCTATGAGTTCCGTAATCGCGATTTCACTGCACGATCATTCACTGTGATCCAATCGCGCAACTATGCCGGTGATATCGATGGACTCTTCAACACGAGTGAACAAGGTCAAGTAGATCCGTCTGCTGCCTTTGCAGACTCGAACTACTCCGCAGACCGACTCATGATGTCGGAAGAAACGCGCCTCTCTGATGCCTACACAGCCTCTGAAAGACTCGGCGCAGCATATCTGATGGCTGACATTCCATTCGATCTTGCAAGCGTGAAAATGCGCTTCATCGGTGGTGCACGTATCGAGAGCAGCCTTCAGCAGCTCAACTCCTTTGACGCTCAGGATCAGGCCGTGAATCCGGTAGTGGACGTAACAGACGTTCTGCCGTCCCTCAACCTCGTGATCAGTCCAGCCGAAGACATGAACATCCGTCTCGGAGCATCGCAGACGCTGGCTCGTCCTTCCTTGCGTGAGTTTGCCCCCTTCTCCTTCTACAACTTCCAGATCCAAGCTGTAACAACGGGCAATCCGAATCTCACACGCGCTCTCATCCAGAACTACGATGTTCGCTGGGAGGTCTTCCCGAATGCCGGTGAAGTGATCAGTGTGAGTGCCTTCTACAAGACATTCACCAATGCCATCGAAGAGACCATTCTTCCATCAACATCGGAAGTGATCTACAGCTTCCAGAATGCAAATGGTCAGGCACAGAATTACGGTATCGAGTTCGAGGCACGCAAACAACTCGGATTCATCGCATCGTTCCTTACACCGTTCACCTTCTCTATCAACGCTGCGGTAATCAATTCCCACATCGTTGTGAATCAGGGTGGTGTAACAGACGAACGTACGATGTGGGGACAGAGCCCGTACACCGTGAATATCGGCCTCTTCTACACGAACTTCAGCACCGGCTCATCGATCAATCTTGGGTACAACACCTACGGACGTCGCATCATCAAGGTGGGACAGCGTGGTGCCTTCCAGTTCGACGATCCGCACGTGTATGAGATGCCGCGCCAAATGGTCGACCTCAGCCTCAGTCAGAACCTCGGTGGAAACCTCGAACTGAAATTCGCGATCCGTGACATTCTCAATCAGCCACTGTATTGGGAGCAAGGGGGCGTGAACATTCAGTCCAACATTCGCGGTCGTACCTACACCTTCGGTATTGGCTACCGCTTCAACTAA